TCCATGAAATCAGCCCTGAATTTCGCGAACTTTCCGTCCCTTATCGCCTGCCTCATCTTCTTCATGAGGCTTTGGTAAAAATATATGTTATGCAACGATACCAGTTTCAACCCGAGGATCTCGTCGGTGTTGAAGAGATGCCTGATATAACTCCTTGTATGGTTCCTGCACGCGTAGCAGCCGCACCGCTCTTCTATCGGGCCCAGCTCCTTCGCGTTCACCGCCGTCCTCACGGAGAAACGCCCGTTCGAGGTAAAAGCGGTGCCGTTCCTGCCGTTCCTGGTCGGGACGACGCAGTCGAACATGTCGATTCCGGCGGATACCGCGTCGAAGAGGTCCTGCGGCTCGCCGACACCCATAAGATAACGCGGCTTATCCTCCGGCAGCAGCGCCGCCGTGAATTGCGTCATCTCGTTGGTGATCTCCCGGGGCTCGCCTACCGCGAGTCCGCCCAAGGCGTAACCGTCAAAATCCATCTTGACCAGCATCTTCGCGCAATCTTCCCTCAGGTCCTTATAAGAGGCGCCCTGCACTATACCGAAGACGGCCTGCTTCTTATTGGGCTTGGGATCGAAATCCTTTTCAAACCGCTCCCTGGAGCGCCTAGCCCACTCGAGCGTCCTTACGGCGGCGCGTTTCGCCATCTCGTATTCGCATGGATAATGGACGCACTCGTCAAGCACCATCATTATATCACTTCCGAGGCAAGTCTGGAACTCCAACATCTTCTCCGGCGTAAGCATATGCTTCGAGCCGTCTATGTGCGACTGGAACTCCACGCCCTCATCGCTCACTTTCCTCAGCACCGCGAGACTGAAGACCTGGAACCCGCCCGAGTCGGTCAGTATCGGCTTCTGCCAATTCATGAATTTATGGAGGCCGCCCGCGTTCTTTATTATCTCTTCGCCGGGACGCAGGTAGAGGTGGTACGCGTTCGACAGGAGTATCTGAACTCCGCAAGCGTCGAGCTCGTCGTTCGAGAGCGTCTTTACCGTCGCCTGCGTCCCCACCGGCATGAACGCCGGGGTATCAAACTCTCCGTGCGATGTCTTTATCTTCCCCGCACGGGCTTTCGTCTCTTTGTCTTTCGCGATTATTTCTATCTTCATATTATCAACATCGAGTCGCCGTAACTGTAAAACCGGTACTTCTCTTTCACGGCCTCCTCGTAGGCTTGGAACAGGACTTCCCTGCCGCAGAAAGCCGCGACGAGCATCAGAAGCGTCGTCTTCGGCAGGTGGAAATTCGTCACCAGCGCGTCGACAAATTTAAAATTATACGGCGGATATATGAAAAGATTGGTCCATCCTTTGCCCTTCTCGACCCGGTTCTTCGAGCCCTTGACGAGCTGCGCCTGGTTCTCCAGCACCCTGCAGGTCGTTGTCCCGACCGTGAATATCTTACCGCCCTTCTCTTTCACATCGTTCAGCCTCAGCGCGGCCTCTTCCTTCAATTCAAATACCTCGGGCTCTAACTTATGCCTGGAGACCTCGTCTACCGAAACCGGTTTGAACGTCCCGTACCCGACATGCAGGGTCAGCGATTCGACCGATGCTCCCTTCGCCTTGATATTTTTTAATACCTCATCGCTGAAATGCAGACCGGCGGTGGGTGCCGCGACCGCTCCCGGTGTCCTGGCATAGACGGTCTGGTACCTCTCCTCGTCGGATTTCTCCGGCGGACGCTTTATATAAGGCGGGAGGGGAACTATGCCTATCTTATCCAGTATAGCCCCGAAATCCGAGCCGTTTATGCTGAATTCGATAAGCCTTATCCCTTCACTTTCGCCGCGGATGACGCCGGTGAGTTCGCCTGCGCCGAACGTGAAACTCGTGCCGACTTTTATCTTTGTGGAAGTATTTATCAGGCACTTGTAGAGCCTCTCGCTCATCTTTTCTATGAGCGTTATCTCGGCCTTCGCGCCCGTATCCGCCCTCTTCGCCGGAAGCCTCGCCTTTATGACCTTCGTGTCGTTTACTACGAGGCAATCCTGGGGCCCGATATAATCGATGATGTCGCGGAAGTTCCTGTGTTCTATCTTCTTTGATATTTTATGGACTACCATAAGCCGTGAGGCGTCGCGCGCCTGCGCCGGATATTGCGCGATAAGCTCTTCCGGAAGTTTATAATCGAATTCACTCAGTCTCATTTCGCGTCCTTAAGATCGGTTATCTTTGAGCCGGGATAATAAAATCCCAGTATCTCGTCCGCCTTCTTGCCGGCGCGGGACATGTAATATGCGCCCCACTGGCAAAGGCCTACCCCGTGCCCCCACCCCAGTCCTTCGAAGGCCACATATTCCCCTATCACCGTGACCTTGAAATTCGTGCTCCTTACGATATCGGCCCCGATCATCCGCCTGAAATCCTTCGCAAGGAGGATCGCCTCCCCTTTGTCACCCTTGACCTTTAATTCCAATATCCGGGCTGAGAACGTATCTCTTTTCACGGCTTCAAATCCGATTATGTCACCGACGGGATAGCCGGCGGCCGCGAGTTTCTCCTCCGCCTCTTTTACCGACATCCATTTCTCCCAGTAGAAGTGCGGCGATTTCCTGCACCACCTGCACTTTACCCCCTTCAGCGGAGGAAGGTCGATGTTCCAAAGGTAAGCGGCGTCGAATGTGCTGCCGCCGCATGTGGCGTGGAAAAAAGCCGGGAATATAACCCCGTTATACGTCAGGACCTGGTCCCTCGTCTCGTCCACGGCCTTGTTGGTCCGCCATTTCTCGGAAAAGATACCGCCGTAGACCTGGGAACTCACATCAGCCGTGACATCATAATCTTTCGCCTTCGATTCTTTTATCTGGCTCAACGCGTAGGTCCTTGCCGCTATCGCCTGGGCCTTGAGCGCCTCCATCGGCCACCACGTCGAGACCTCGTTGCGCATGACGCCGTAAAGGTATTCTTCCAGGTCGACCGTATTTACGACGGTCAAT
Above is a genomic segment from Candidatus Omnitrophota bacterium containing:
- the tgt gene encoding tRNA guanosine(34) transglycosylase Tgt, giving the protein MKIEIIAKDKETKARAGKIKTSHGEFDTPAFMPVGTQATVKTLSNDELDACGVQILLSNAYHLYLRPGEEIIKNAGGLHKFMNWQKPILTDSGGFQVFSLAVLRKVSDEGVEFQSHIDGSKHMLTPEKMLEFQTCLGSDIMMVLDECVHYPCEYEMAKRAAVRTLEWARRSRERFEKDFDPKPNKKQAVFGIVQGASYKDLREDCAKMLVKMDFDGYALGGLAVGEPREITNEMTQFTAALLPEDKPRYLMGVGEPQDLFDAVSAGIDMFDCVVPTRNGRNGTAFTSNGRFSVRTAVNAKELGPIEERCGCYACRNHTRSYIRHLFNTDEILGLKLVSLHNIYFYQSLMKKMRQAIRDGKFAKFRADFMEKYEAVGITAKQKKG
- the queA gene encoding tRNA preQ1(34) S-adenosylmethionine ribosyltransferase-isomerase QueA — encoded protein: MRLSEFDYKLPEELIAQYPAQARDASRLMVVHKISKKIEHRNFRDIIDYIGPQDCLVVNDTKVIKARLPAKRADTGAKAEITLIEKMSERLYKCLINTSTKIKVGTSFTFGAGELTGVIRGESEGIRLIEFSINGSDFGAILDKIGIVPLPPYIKRPPEKSDEERYQTVYARTPGAVAAPTAGLHFSDEVLKNIKAKGASVESLTLHVGYGTFKPVSVDEVSRHKLEPEVFELKEEAALRLNDVKEKGGKIFTVGTTTCRVLENQAQLVKGSKNRVEKGKGWTNLFIYPPYNFKFVDALVTNFHLPKTTLLMLVAAFCGREVLFQAYEEAVKEKYRFYSYGDSMLII
- a CDS encoding SpoIID/LytB domain-containing protein; translation: MRTRLCFLTIFAAISVITAPAVHCIQEFTAARDPVRVRVAVAKGADSIRIFIAGNFRILDHLSNSVLLEEKYLPETGLTATDAGFGFDGKEISANAISVEPVGGSRVYINGRIFRGKIRIFKDGRKLTVVNTVDLEEYLYGVMRNEVSTWWPMEALKAQAIAARTYALSQIKESKAKDYDVTADVSSQVYGGIFSEKWRTNKAVDETRDQVLTYNGVIFPAFFHATCGGSTFDAAYLWNIDLPPLKGVKCRWCRKSPHFYWEKWMSVKEAEEKLAAAGYPVGDIIGFEAVKRDTFSARILELKVKGDKGEAILLAKDFRRMIGADIVRSTNFKVTVIGEYVAFEGLGWGHGVGLCQWGAYYMSRAGKKADEILGFYYPGSKITDLKDAK